In one window of Tumebacillus amylolyticus DNA:
- the folK gene encoding 2-amino-4-hydroxy-6-hydroxymethyldihydropteridine diphosphokinase, with amino-acid sequence MTVHLQTAYLSLGSNLGDRRLNLRSAIEVLDSHPEIHVTRVSPMYETEPVGYLDQPDFLNLVIELKTSLEAKKLWKITSSTEIELGRQRDIKWGPRTIDIDILLVDQQVIDTVDLTLPHPRMAERAFVLLPLADLAGDLVHPVTRQTVTDMANRVEGKDGVFLCKIPLASGLEPTES; translated from the coding sequence ATGACTGTACACCTTCAAACCGCCTACCTGTCGCTTGGCTCGAACTTGGGAGATCGCCGGTTGAATTTGCGCAGTGCGATTGAAGTTCTCGACTCGCATCCGGAGATTCACGTGACGCGCGTCTCTCCGATGTATGAAACCGAACCGGTGGGCTATCTCGACCAGCCGGACTTTTTGAACCTTGTGATTGAGCTGAAAACGTCTCTTGAAGCAAAAAAATTATGGAAAATCACCTCTTCTACAGAAATCGAGCTGGGACGACAAAGGGATATCAAGTGGGGACCCCGTACTATAGATATAGACATCCTGCTGGTGGACCAACAGGTCATTGACACGGTCGATCTCACATTGCCACATCCCCGGATGGCGGAACGCGCCTTCGTCCTACTCCCGCTTGCCGACCTGGCCGGTGATCTCGTCCACCCTGTAACTCGCCAGACCGTAACAGACATGGCCAATCGAGTAGAAGGAAAGGACGGGGTCTTTCTATGCAAGATACCATTGGCAAGCGGCTTAGAGCCTACCGAAAGCTGA
- a CDS encoding helix-turn-helix domain-containing protein yields MQDTIGKRLRAYRKLKNLTQQELADRLHVSIAIVGAIERGTRVPTNDLLRQIHDVLGVTEQELRGESVTFGG; encoded by the coding sequence ATGCAAGATACCATTGGCAAGCGGCTTAGAGCCTACCGAAAGCTGAAGAACTTAACGCAACAGGAACTGGCAGACCGACTCCACGTCTCCATCGCGATCGTAGGTGCGATTGAGCGCGGAACGCGGGTACCGACGAACGATCTCTTGCGCCAGATTCACGACGTGCTCGGAGTGACCGAACAGGAGCTCCGCGGCGAGAGTGTAACTTTTGGCGGTTGA
- the dusB gene encoding tRNA dihydrouridine synthase DusB, which produces MMKIGNVELENNVVLAPMAGVCNPSFRVLAKEMGAGLVTAEMVATRALQHGNAKTRSMLKILPEEKPVSMQILGCDVESMQIAAELIADTEAQIIDINMGCPANKVHKAGSGAALARDPENAGRIIEAVVKAAGNKPVTVKFRKGWDDDHINAVEIAKIAEQAGAKSVAVHGRTAKQMYTGHADWDIIKAVKQAVKINVVGNGDITTPQKAVEMLQHTGADGVMIGRGALGNPWIFKQVAHYIATGEILPSPTAEERIRVALRHADLLVDEKGEYTGTREMRKHIAWYTKGLFESNKFRDEINLIETSDGLKDALNRYLEFLLTREGAEVTV; this is translated from the coding sequence ATGATGAAAATCGGCAACGTCGAACTGGAGAACAACGTCGTTCTCGCACCCATGGCTGGCGTCTGCAATCCGTCGTTCCGAGTGTTGGCGAAGGAGATGGGCGCGGGCCTCGTCACGGCGGAGATGGTGGCGACGCGAGCGCTCCAACACGGCAACGCGAAGACTCGCTCGATGCTCAAGATCTTGCCGGAGGAGAAGCCGGTCTCGATGCAAATTCTCGGCTGCGACGTCGAGTCGATGCAGATCGCGGCGGAGTTGATTGCCGACACCGAGGCGCAGATCATCGACATCAACATGGGCTGCCCGGCGAACAAAGTCCACAAAGCAGGCTCCGGCGCAGCTCTTGCGCGCGACCCGGAGAACGCGGGACGCATCATCGAAGCGGTCGTCAAAGCGGCGGGCAACAAGCCGGTCACCGTCAAATTCCGCAAGGGCTGGGACGACGACCACATCAACGCGGTGGAGATCGCGAAAATCGCCGAGCAAGCGGGCGCGAAGTCGGTCGCCGTTCACGGGCGCACCGCCAAGCAGATGTACACCGGCCACGCCGACTGGGACATCATCAAAGCGGTGAAGCAAGCGGTCAAGATCAACGTCGTCGGCAACGGAGACATCACCACGCCGCAGAAGGCCGTGGAGATGCTCCAACACACCGGAGCGGACGGCGTCATGATCGGCCGCGGGGCGCTTGGGAACCCGTGGATTTTCAAGCAGGTGGCGCACTACATCGCGACGGGCGAGATCTTGCCGTCCCCGACGGCGGAGGAGCGCATCCGCGTGGCACTCCGTCATGCCGATCTGCTCGTGGATGAGAAGGGCGAGTACACCGGCACCCGCGAGATGCGCAAACACATCGCGTGGTACACCAAGGGCCTTTTTGAGTCGAACAAGTTCCGCGACGAGATCAATTTGATCGAAACGTCCGACGGGCTCAAGGACGCTCTGAACCGCTACCTCGAGTTCCTCCTCACTCGCGAGGGAGCTGAAGTGACCGTGTAA
- the greA gene encoding transcription elongation factor GreA, producing MAEKEVLLTHNGLRKLEDELDHLKSVKRREVAERIKISVSYGDISENSEYDDAKNEQAFIEGRIITLEKMLRNARIISAHEVDTENIGIGTTVIIKDLEFGDIMEYTIVGTAEADPIENKISNESPVGRALLGKGIGDKIEVHVPVGAIQYEILEIKK from the coding sequence GTGGCGGAAAAAGAAGTGCTCCTTACACATAACGGCCTTAGAAAACTCGAAGACGAGCTCGATCACCTGAAATCGGTCAAACGCCGCGAAGTGGCGGAACGAATCAAGATCTCGGTCTCGTACGGCGACATTTCGGAAAACTCCGAGTACGACGACGCGAAAAACGAGCAAGCGTTCATCGAAGGCCGCATCATCACGCTTGAAAAAATGCTCCGCAACGCTCGGATTATCTCGGCCCATGAAGTGGATACTGAAAATATCGGAATCGGCACGACGGTGATCATCAAAGACCTCGAATTCGGGGACATTATGGAGTACACAATTGTCGGTACGGCGGAAGCAGACCCCATCGAAAATAAAATTTCTAATGAATCCCCGGTCGGACGGGCTTTACTTGGCAAGGGTATTGGCGATAAGATTGAAGTACATGTACCGGTTGGAGCGATCCAGTACGAAATACTTGAAATCAAAAAATAG
- the lysS gene encoding lysine--tRNA ligase encodes MSEQQQSAVELNEQMQVRRDKLQSLYDKGIEPWGGRFDATHNTVEINAFGEEKSKEELAELGQRVKIAGRIMLKRGQGKAGFAHIQDQFGRVQIYVKLDTVGVESFGLFDKMDIGDFIAVDGEIFKTNSGEVSVKVDSLQLMSKALRPLPDKHHGLKDVEERYRRRYVDLIVNPEVRDTFVMRSKIIQTLRRYLDEQGFLEVETPTLHPIAGGAAARPFITHHNALDMQLYMRIAIELHLKRLIVGGMERVYEIGRVYRNEGISTRHNPEFTMLELYQAYADYTDIMALVENSIAYIAEQLLGTTKIQYGGQEIDLTPQWKRISMVDAVKEAVGVDFKAVMTDEEAHALAAKHNVKVEKSWKVGHILNAFFEEFVEVNLIQPTFITGHPVEISPLAKKNLEDPRYTDRFELFIVGREHANAFSELNDPIDQRERFEAQLVEKEQGNDEAHEMDEDFVQALEYGMPPTGGLGIGIDRLVMLLTDQPTIREVLLFPHMRNV; translated from the coding sequence ATGTCAGAACAGCAACAGAGCGCAGTGGAACTCAATGAGCAGATGCAGGTACGTCGGGACAAACTGCAGTCCCTGTACGACAAAGGAATCGAGCCGTGGGGCGGCCGCTTTGACGCGACCCACAACACCGTCGAAATCAACGCGTTTGGCGAAGAGAAGTCCAAGGAAGAGCTCGCGGAACTTGGGCAACGCGTGAAGATCGCCGGCCGTATCATGTTGAAGCGCGGCCAAGGCAAGGCCGGTTTCGCCCACATCCAAGACCAATTCGGCCGCGTGCAAATCTACGTCAAGTTGGATACCGTGGGCGTTGAGTCGTTCGGTCTGTTTGACAAGATGGACATCGGCGATTTCATCGCGGTGGACGGCGAGATCTTCAAGACGAACAGCGGCGAGGTTTCGGTGAAGGTCGATTCCCTGCAACTGATGTCCAAAGCGCTGCGTCCGCTGCCGGACAAACACCACGGTCTCAAGGACGTCGAAGAGCGCTATCGTCGCCGCTACGTCGACCTGATCGTCAACCCGGAAGTGCGTGACACGTTCGTCATGCGTTCGAAGATCATCCAGACCTTGCGTCGTTACCTCGACGAGCAGGGCTTCCTCGAAGTCGAAACCCCGACGCTGCACCCGATTGCCGGCGGCGCGGCAGCTCGTCCTTTTATTACGCATCACAATGCACTCGATATGCAGCTGTACATGCGCATCGCGATCGAGCTTCACTTGAAGCGTCTGATCGTCGGCGGCATGGAGCGCGTATATGAGATCGGCCGCGTGTACCGCAACGAGGGCATCTCGACCCGTCACAACCCGGAGTTCACGATGCTGGAGCTGTACCAAGCGTACGCGGATTACACCGACATCATGGCGCTCGTGGAGAACTCCATTGCGTATATTGCCGAGCAATTGCTTGGCACGACCAAGATCCAGTACGGCGGTCAAGAGATCGACCTGACCCCGCAGTGGAAGCGCATCTCGATGGTCGATGCGGTCAAGGAAGCGGTGGGTGTGGACTTCAAAGCGGTGATGACCGACGAAGAAGCGCACGCATTGGCTGCGAAACACAACGTCAAAGTCGAGAAGTCTTGGAAAGTCGGCCACATCCTCAACGCGTTCTTCGAGGAATTCGTGGAAGTCAACTTGATCCAACCGACCTTCATCACCGGCCATCCGGTGGAAATCTCCCCGCTGGCCAAGAAAAACCTCGAAGACCCGCGTTACACGGATCGCTTCGAGCTGTTCATCGTCGGTCGCGAGCACGCCAACGCGTTCTCCGAGCTGAACGACCCGATCGACCAACGCGAGCGTTTTGAAGCGCAGTTGGTGGAGAAGGAGCAAGGCAACGACGAAGCGCACGAGATGGACGAAGACTTCGTGCAAGCGCTGGAGTACGGCATGCCGCCGACCGGCGGTCTGGGGATCGGTATCGACCGTCTGGTCATGCTCTTGACCGACCAGCCGACGATCCGCGAAGTGCTGCTGTTCCCGCACATGCGCAACGTCTAA